TCAGTCCTGTTGGTCTATTCCCGAACTTGTCTTGAGTTTTTAACGTAGTTCCACATGATATAGTAGAGAATGGAGCATAACAACGATTGGACTGACGGGAGTGATAGTGATGATCCGGTGGAGCCCATAGATATCATCAACGTTATTAGGATACTGTCCCACGGACAGAGAAGGAATCACCAAAGGCCACAACATAATATAGGCCTCCGAGggcatcaatatatttttaaaattttaaatggtCATCCAGATAACTGCAAGATTATGTTTCGTATGGAGGTACGTACATTCCACTGTTTATGCACATTGTTACGTAACAATCATTTGGTACGTGATTCTAGAAGAGAAGTGACGGTGGAGGAAGCTGTGGGTATGTTTTGCCTTCTTGTGGGCCACGCAGAAGGCCAGCAAATTGTTGGGGATAGGTTTCAACATTCGACacaaacaatcaataaaaatgttagaaaaGTGATTAATGCATTATGTGAGGTTGGGAGACATTTGATTGTGCCAACTCCAACGGACAACGTGCACCATTTTATTTCAAGCAACCATCGTAATTATCCTTGGTTTCAGGTAACAATTCGAATTGAAACTTTCTTGTACAACATACAATGTAACAATCACATCATGCATTAGTTGGTTGTGTACGCTATTCAggatttatttattgagttgaTAGGGATGCATTGGCGCGATGGACGGTACGATGATACCAGCTGTCGTCCCAACTGAGTTGTGCGAGGCATATCGAAATTGGTTGGGCCGAGTTGCCCAAAATGTGTTGGCAATAGTTGACTTcgatatgaaatttatatttgtttacacTGGATGGGAGGGATCCGCGCATGATGCACGTGTGTTCCACCATGCTGCAAGTGATCCAGAAGCCCGTTTTCCATGGCCACCAGagggtaattttcttttttattaactttgtcaaatatttataacttgtaacttgatttgtttttgcctttatattaatttaaaattgtgttttgaaaataaatggacTCTCAGATCAGTATTATCTTGTGGATTCAGCTTATCCATGCACTACAGGATTGCTGCCCCCATATCCAAGAGAACGTTATCACCGGAGTGATCGTCACAATCAGAGGGATTTTCATGggtataaagattattttaattatcgtCACTCAACAGTTCGTAATATTGTAGAACGAACATTTGGTGTTATAAAAGAACGATTCACCATTCTCTCCAACATGCCTCCATATTCGGTTGGGCGGCAAGGACTGATAATTACAGCGTGTTGTGCACTGCACAACTTTATTAGAACGGTCACCCCCGATGACTGGATATTTCAGACATGGAGTACGATGCATCTATCAGTTATTGAGCCTGTGGTTGGTGACGGGACATCCTCATCTGCTCATGTAGACTTGTCAATTGAAGCCCAAAACAATATGGCTGCGATTAGAGATGAGATTGCCATTTCTATGTGGGAAGCAAGGGGTGGCCATTGATGGTGTTATTTAAAAAGTACGCGTGTATTTAATACTGATATTTTATTCTTGGCATTGAATTTAAGCAAGTGGTACGATTGTCGATGTGGATTGCTCAATCTTTCATCATGCTGgacagattatttatttaatgacaAATGGTAGATGAATTACGTTATTGGATTTggttatttacttatttatttatttttacttgttgggtttaatggttggtatttttaatttttttcaaattgttatAGGTTTGACGATAATGAGTTTATTAACACATTAATTTATGTATAGCAAATCTCACGcgaataattttaagtataaaagaaaaaattattcctCATCCATGcatcacatttattttaatatttttttctcttttttttaacgAGTGTCTGCTTtagtaataataaatagcaaaaatctttacaaaatattatgaatgactcaaaacaaatatttgataaaaagattATAGATAGAAAAGATTTTAGCATAATATGGTTGTGAATGaggttgtggttttttttttagtttataaaaatttctaATCACTCactgaaatatataataaaaagaaaagtctaATTACACATGAAAGAAACGTAAAGGAAGCATGAAATAAAAACAGGAATTTAACAAATTATCCGAAAACTATAGATAGGCTGGGAGGAAAACGCCGTTCAAGCACATGGGGTTACTCTTCACTGTTCATGCGCGGGCCTAATGCCTATTCAGCAGCTAACTTGTctgctttaaaaataatatacgaAGCTGTGGGTCCCACACCatcaatacttaaaaaaaaagtcaaactaatcttatctcatttatataaataaacacaattttatcttatcttatcttatctatattcaatatatctcaatac
Above is a genomic segment from Juglans microcarpa x Juglans regia isolate MS1-56 chromosome 1D, Jm3101_v1.0, whole genome shotgun sequence containing:
- the LOC121256067 gene encoding putative nuclease HARBI1, whose product is MDGTMIPAVVPTELCEAYRNWLGRVAQNVLAIVDFDMKFIFVYTGWEGSAHDARVFHHAASDPEARFPWPPEDQYYLVDSAYPCTTGLLPPYPRERYHRSDRHNQRDFHGYKDYFNYRHSTVRNIVERTFGVIKERFTILSNMPPYSVGRQGLIITACCALHNFIRTVTPDDWIFQTWSTMHLSVIEPVVGDGTSSSAHVDLSIEAQNNMAAIRDEIAISMWEARGGH